The nucleotide sequence ATGGTCATTTTCTTCATATTACTTGATTTCACCAATGTTGCTTGTTCTTGGCTCATACTCTTATATTTGTCTGAAGTTTTTAGCAGAGAATCCCTCAGCAAAGCGCAAGAGCTTGACATCTCCTGAGGGTAAACCTAGCAAGAAGTTAAGGACCCCTGACACACCTGGCGATGACTCAGGAAACgagaagggagagaagaaaaggaagaagaagaaagatgcTATGGGGATGCCTCTTAGTCCCACCATCTGGGGCCACATGCAGGTTAGCTGGTTTGTATATTCACATGAAGACTTGGTTTTAAAGACAAAAGCTAATGATTATGGAGTATCCCACAAAAATCAGAGCTTTGCATAAATTGGCCCATCTCGTCTGTTTTccagaaaattaaaatgaatggtTCCCCTCTCAAGGTAAAGAACTCTGGAACTCCTAAAAAAGGAGACGGGAAAAGCTCGGCTCCATCCACTCCAAAATCAGGCAGAAAGTCCGGGgacaagaaagaaggaaagaaaactgGAAAGAGCGGTGATAAGAAGCTCAACGTCCTCAAAGCTTctaaaaaagatggaaaagcTGGTGCTAAAACACCGAAGATGAAGCAGATGACCCTGCTGCATCTGGCCAAGAGCACCCCTGCTGGTAGCCCTAAAAAGCGAGCTCGTAGTACTGGCATGGGCACACCTAAGCTGGGGAAGCCTTTGCATCCTATGGCTCTCCACCTCCTTCGTTACTATAAGGAGAACAAGGGCAAAGAGGACAAAAAGaactccctttcctccctcatctCAAAGGCTGCAAAGACCCTGTCACCAGATGACCGAGGCAGACTACCTGAGGAGCTCAAGGAGCTGGTGCAGAAACGCTGGGAGCTGCTGGAGCAGAAGAGGCGATGGGCTGCCATGAGTGAAGAGGAAAGGcaggaagagatgaagaagaagcgGGAAGAACTCAGAGAGAAACTGCGAGAAAAGGCTAAGGAGAGGCGGGAGAAGGAGATGCTGGTCCGTCGTGAACAATCACGCAGATATGAGGACCAGGAGATCGAAGGTGGCAAGACCATGCCGACATTCAAGCTCGTAGACATGCCCGAGGGGTTGCCCAACACCCTGTTTGGGGATGTTGCTATGGTTGTAGACTTCCTTAACGCCTATGCTGGGCTGCTGATGCCAGATGACCAGTATCCCATCACTGCTGTGGCTCTGATGGAAGCACTGTCTGGGGAAAGCTCAGGCTTCCTTTACCTGAACCGTGTGCTGGTGGTGCTTCTCCAGACGCTGCTGCAGGACGAGCTGGCAGAAGGCTACAGTGAGCTCGACATGCCCTTATCTGAGATCCCCCTAACCATGCATTCAGTGTCGGAGCTGGCTCGGTTGTGTCTTCGGCCATGTGACGCTCACGGTGAGGAGAGCGGCCAGGGATCAGAGGCCTCTGGTGCACTGGGCGGTTTCGATGACGTGGTGACCAGTGAATTCCTGGAGAAGCTTGAGACAATCGAAGTGTTTGAACTTAGCCCCGAGGAGAaggtcaacctcctggtggctCTGTGCCACCGCATCCTCATGACCTACTCTGTGGAAGACCACGTTGATTCAATGCAGCAACGGTCAGCCGAGCTGTGGAAGGAGCGTCTGGCAATGCTCAAAGAGGTCAACGACCGCAAGAAGGctgagaagaagaagcagatgGAGAGCAAAGGTAGGCGAGAATCACAAGAGTACTTTTCTAGCAGTAGTgactcaaatgtgaagatttcatacttttaaaatacttaaaatgcGACTCCCACTCATTTGTATTATAAAGCTTATATAATACCCACATGGcagcttgtttttgtcttttaatatgaattttttgatattcatttttaaaagaatctTCTGgtagtgtctttttttaataattgtccccaaaatgtaaataaaagttaaaaacaaaacataaattcTTAGTTTTCTTTCTGGCTTTTTTGTGCTCAAAggtgagaagaaaaaagagggcGGAGCTAAGAAGGAGGTCAAAAAGGAGGTAAAGGTGGAGCCGGAGCCGGAACCTGAGCCAGAGGACATGATCAGCTCAGTGAAGAGCCGGCGGCTGATGTCCATGCAAGccaagaaggagaaggaggagctgGACAGGCAGAACAAAGGTAAACGTCATAGCAAGACGTGGAGCAGTTTATCTATTTCAAAACTGACATTCTTTAAATTCGGTATATCTCATTCTTATATTTTGTTATCCCACTTTAGAGCGCATGGAGAAGGAAGCTGAGGAGGAGCGCATGCGTAGGCAGAGGGCTTCTGCAGAGAGGGCCTTTCAGGATGGTATAACCAAAGCCAGACTCGTCATGCGCAGGACGCCGCTGGGTACAGACAGAAACCATAACAGGTTAGTGCCGCAAATTATTTCCATTGGCCAGCTGAAGACCCCTGCCTGAAGTGtactgtttaattaaaaaacagaatagccaaacatataaacacatatatttaacAAATGATAACCATGCGTTTTCTTGGTGTTTTCGTCCAGATACTGGCTTTTCTCTGATGTGGTTCCTGGTTTGTACATTGAGAAAGGCTGGGTGCATGAAAGCATCGACTACAACTTCACCCCTCCGCCTGAGGAAAAACCAGCAGAGCCTGAGGAAAAACCAGCTGAGGCTGAGCCTGAGGAAAAACCAGCTGAGGCTGAGCccgaaggggaggaggaggaggaagcggaCGCTGAGCCGGCTGCTACTCAGGAGTCACAAGGTACAGTCTTTGATATAGATAACttcaaaatacagaaaaatagatgTTTTTAAAACTCAAACATTGGTATCAACTTCAAAGTGGTTCCCTGTGATTTATTTCCACATTCATGtctgttcagtttttcttggTTTACAGTCTTTTGTGTATGCACATAATTGGTAATTTAAGTTTTAATGCTTTTTCAGCTCTTCAGTCATAAAAATGCACATATTAAATTCTTGCATTGGTTAATTATGGTCTGTGTTGTAGGAGCTGAGAAGGATGATGGCAGCGTAGATGGTGCTGTGAGTGAGAGTGCCCAgcagggagcagcagcagcagacgtCTGTATAGAAACTACAGTTCCAAATCAGGGACAGAACCTCTGGTGAGAGCTTCTGTCATTGTCTGTCTTCTTTCATTTGATTAAtttcatgcttttctttttagtcTTCTCTGCTTACTAACTGTCCTACTTCTGAATCTGCACACAGGTTCATATGTGACAGCCCAGCTGAGCTGGATGAACTGCTGGAAAGTCTTCATTCTCAGGGGGTTCGAGAAAGTGGACTGAAGACAAAGATACAAAGCAGGTGAACACTCTCACTATAATTAGTTTAACAAGCATGAAACCATCCATTCCTACTGAACTGTTAAAGCGTTGTCCGGTTTTACCAGCTGTCAGATCTGTTGAAGTGATTCAACAGATGTTTAAAGTTTCAGCTTTCTACTTCCTGTTAAAACAGAAAtgcctttattttgaaattggCATTTGTTGTATTGGTGCTTTAGTGACAAACTTGTAGATTATGGAGAAgaatttaaattgaaaatgaattgaATACAGAGCCACCAAAGCACTGACAAACATCTACAGTGTTGGTTTAACACTGAAAGCTGCTCAAAGTTTGTTGTCCAGAGCTGGCAACATTGTTTTATCAAGGCGGCGGTAGCAGTGGagtaaatatacaaataaatacaagcTGTCCCTTCCTTTCACAGGTACCAGGACATCCTGCACTCCATCCATCTGACCCGTAAGGGTAAATTGGGCCTCAGGACCTGTGACGGTAACGCAGAGCTGCTCAAATACTTGCGCAGTGATATTCAGGAAGTAGCCTCACGACTCCAAAAGGGAGGCCTGGGATACCTGGATGACAACATTGACATCGAAGATCAGgtgatgtgtttttctgaaatatatTATGTTAGTAGTTTTATCTTTCACATTTACCTTCACTGAAGACTTGAAGTGTCTAGGTTGTGGTTGAGTGATCAACTTTCTATCAACGCATGATAGATTTAACAGGAAATGGTATTTTGATTATGTAGGTTAGTCTTCTTAGTCAAGAAAATAGGTAATTAAAACCTGAATTTTGTCTTGTCGTTGTTTGGAAAGATAGCTAATGTTTCATAAAATTTGTTTTTCATCCCCTCAACAGTTGAAAGAAATGGATAACTTGAAAGACTTTGGCGAGTGCATCATCACCATTCAGGCCTGTGTAATCAAAAAGTTCCTGCAGGGATTCATGGctccaaaacagaaaaagaagaaaaggcaaGGAGCAGAAGAAAGCAGCAAATCTGAGGAGGTGGATGAGGAGAAGAGGCTGGCAGAGGAGGCCAAGGTGAGAGAATGGAGTTAAACTGTTGTGCCTCTGTTCAAGTATGTGTCTCATAAGTGATATGATCCATAAAAGAGCTCAAGTAGCCTCCAATaatctctttaaaaatgacacttttcCTTTTAGGTAGCAACGGCGGTAGAGAAGTGGAAGACGGCTATCCGAGAGGCCCAGACCTTTTCCCGCATGCATGTGTTGCTAGGAATGTTGGACGCTTGCATAAAGTGGGACATGTCTGCAGAGAACGCCCGTTGCAAAGTCTGCCGTAAGAAAGGTAAGCAATGTTTCAAATATCAATTTAGTCTTAAAATGGGTTAATAAAACAGGTTATTTGCAGCCAATGAGAGCACTATGATATTGGGAAGATTACTGTTGTAAgatggttttctttttctaaatgtacaTTACATACCTAATATGTAATAAACCATTTCAATAAAACTACACACCACAACTGATGTATAACTAAATATTACATGCTGAcatataaaatgtcagtgtggGTGAACCCACACAACCCGACCCATCTTCTGCTTCCTGTCTAGCGCTCAGGCAGACTCCATCAGTGCTGCATCTGATGGAGTCTAGACCTAGATCCATTCGGGGCAGCAGCAGGCTCAGAGCAAGACAGACTAATAGTGTCAGGCAGGTCTACATTCAGCGCTGGCAGCTCCGCAGGCCAACAGGTGAACCTGTAGTGATAAGATGAAGACAAGAGATGTCTGACATTTTCAGGGAGtgaaaagcaggaaaaattAGGATACTGAAGGATTTTTTTCGTGAGACCAGAACATTTAGTAAAACTGCTCCTTTAGCTCAGTCTTGTGATTCGTTCTGATCTCTTCAAGGTGACGACGAGAAACTTATCCTCTGTGACGAGTGTAACAAGGCCTTCCACCTGTTCTGCCTGCGGCCAGCATTGTACCGCATACCTGCTGGCGAGTGGCTGTGCCCGGCCTGCCAGCCCACTGTGGCCAGACGCGGCTCCCGTTCAAGGTAACTGTGGTTTGtctctgttctctgtcatcCACAATCAGCTGCTTCAACGCTCTTGGGTAACCTTAGACTTCAAATCTCCTGCCTCGATGTTGAGCACATACCCCACCCTCAAAATGAACATTCAAGTCTTTCATGTGCCATCTTTTTCTCCAGGAACTATAACCAAGACTCAGACGAAGAGGACTCTGAGGAAGAGTCTGAAGAAGAAGACTCTGAGGAAGATGAAGACGATGAGGAAGACAATGACTATAAAGCCATGGGGCACAGCTGTGAGTATCAGGGAGAGAAAATCATAAAGGCTTTTCAGGTTAATAAATATCAATAATGGATATTTATTAGTCTTTTTGGAAATGTATTGTGTGCCATACAGGTTGGGTTGGAGGGATTTAAATAACCATGGCACTAAATGAAAATAGAATACAGTATACGAAAGGTAATTTCCCAAAAGGATACAGGTTTTAAGAAGTGAGACTGTTTTGGAAAACGGGTCCTTGGTGCCGAGGTTTTGGGAATGAGAGGAATGCTGACGGGGACTTTCTGGCCCTGTCCTCTCCTCGTCTCTATTGTCTTTGTGTTGTCATGTAGCACAGCGCACGTCTGGACATTGCTTTGAAGCCATGTCTCACATCTGGCTTCACTCAAAGTATGTGGCAGGATGATCCCATCTGTCGGTTCAGGCCTACACGTCAAGTTTAAC is from Scomber scombrus chromosome 5, fScoSco1.1, whole genome shotgun sequence and encodes:
- the baz1b gene encoding tyrosine-protein kinase BAZ1B: MAPLLGRKPYPLAKPLAEPPGPGEEVYIIEHSKEAFRNKEEYEARLERYSERIWTCKSTGSNQLTHKEAWEEEQEVTELLQEEYPQWFEKPVLEMVHHNTVSLDKLVEMAWVEILTKYAVGEECDFMVGKDKSLPAKVVKIHPLENPEGETGEKKLEGACDSPSSDKENASQENQRKEPPPREEENRRESLSDRARRSPRKLPTAMKEERKRWVMPKFLPHKYDVKLINEDKVISDVPVDSLNRTERPPTKEIMRYFIRHYALRLGMGESAPWVVEDELVKKFNLPSKFSDFLLDPHKFLAENPSAKRKSLTSPEGKPSKKLRTPDTPGDDSGNEKGEKKRKKKKDAMGMPLSPTIWGHMQVKNSGTPKKGDGKSSAPSTPKSGRKSGDKKEGKKTGKSGDKKLNVLKASKKDGKAGAKTPKMKQMTLLHLAKSTPAGSPKKRARSTGMGTPKLGKPLHPMALHLLRYYKENKGKEDKKNSLSSLISKAAKTLSPDDRGRLPEELKELVQKRWELLEQKRRWAAMSEEERQEEMKKKREELREKLREKAKERREKEMLVRREQSRRYEDQEIEGGKTMPTFKLVDMPEGLPNTLFGDVAMVVDFLNAYAGLLMPDDQYPITAVALMEALSGESSGFLYLNRVLVVLLQTLLQDELAEGYSELDMPLSEIPLTMHSVSELARLCLRPCDAHGEESGQGSEASGALGGFDDVVTSEFLEKLETIEVFELSPEEKVNLLVALCHRILMTYSVEDHVDSMQQRSAELWKERLAMLKEVNDRKKAEKKKQMESKGEKKKEGGAKKEVKKEVKVEPEPEPEPEDMISSVKSRRLMSMQAKKEKEELDRQNKERMEKEAEEERMRRQRASAERAFQDGITKARLVMRRTPLGTDRNHNRYWLFSDVVPGLYIEKGWVHESIDYNFTPPPEEKPAEPEEKPAEAEPEEKPAEAEPEGEEEEEADAEPAATQESQGAEKDDGSVDGAVSESAQQGAAAADVCIETTVPNQGQNLWFICDSPAELDELLESLHSQGVRESGLKTKIQSRYQDILHSIHLTRKGKLGLRTCDGNAELLKYLRSDIQEVASRLQKGGLGYLDDNIDIEDQLKEMDNLKDFGECIITIQACVIKKFLQGFMAPKQKKKKRQGAEESSKSEEVDEEKRLAEEAKVATAVEKWKTAIREAQTFSRMHVLLGMLDACIKWDMSAENARCKVCRKKGDDEKLILCDECNKAFHLFCLRPALYRIPAGEWLCPACQPTVARRGSRSRNYNQDSDEEDSEEESEEEDSEEDEDDEEDNDYKAMGHSLRPRKKNKQSSSRQKSSKSKSKKQSSSSSKQRTGPNSPADIDELVRQSSQSGVRRQALELERCEEILKKLMKFRYSWPFREPVSTEEAEDYLDIISQPMDFQTILGKCSQGSYRHAQDFLEDMKLVFSNAEEYNQQGSTVLSCMVKTEQTFTELLQKLLPGLSYLRRRSRKRISKAPATSEEDEEEDEEEEEEEPKKKMQNGKSSRKKSGNGRVQRDEESESEEEEEEEGDDDNDEEDDGRRRSKRASASSGKKDYREQDSDGERDTRRTRQRGGRGDAGGGSSDDERSSHQRHSKRLKRS